The genomic window GCGCTTTACCTCATTCACTCCGCTGTCTCCTTTAAAATGTTCCCTTGGCGCTGCTGTCTAAAGAGGTATCAGCCCCTTTGCAGGCGACGAAATAGGGACAGGATAACGCGACAGCTCTCGAGCTGTCGCGTTTGCGGAAATGTTTTCCATTCGAGGCAGCTGAGCGGCCGAATGCCTAGCGGTGCTTCCACTCGGGGTGACGCTTGGCAATAAAGGCATCAATGCCTTCTGCTACGTCTTCTGCCAGCATGTTGCAGGCCATGGTCTCACCTGCAAAAGCGTAGGCTTCTTCCAACGGCATGGCCAGCTGGCGGCCAAACATGGCCTTGCCGGTACGTACCGCCACCGCACTCTTGGCGCAGATTTTGTCGGTCAGTTCCGCCACGGCCGCATCCAGCTCGGCATCCTCGGCCACCCGGTTGATCAGCCCCCAGTCAAGCGCGGTGTCGGCAGTGATAAAATCGCCGGTCAGCAGCATTTCCATGGCGCGTTTGCGTGCCACATTGCGTGATAGCGCCACCGCTGGGGTGGAACAGAACAGGCCAACGTTAATCCCTGAGACGGCAAAGCGGGTGCTTTGTGCCGCCACCGCCAGATCACAGCTGGCCACCAGCTGACAGCCTGCCGCCGTGGCAATACCCTGCACACGGGCAATCACTGGCACCGGCAGGTTAACAATTGCCTGCATCACCTCGCTGCAACGCGCAAACAGCGTCTGGTAATAGGCTTTTTCCGGGTTAGCACGCATCTGCTTAAGGTCGTGGCCAGCGCAGAAGGCCTTGCCTTCGGCGGTCAGCACCACGCAGCGCACGCTATCATCTTGTGCAATATCACTCAGCGCCGTGTGCAGGGCTGCCAACATATCTTCAGACAGCGCATTGAAGCTTTTCGGCGCATTCATGGTCAGCGTGGTCACGCCGTTGCTGTCTTCACGCAGCAGCAATGCAGCCGGAGCCTCATCGCTGGTCGCAGTAGTCGAGGGTGTCATTGTCGTTGTTGTCATCAGGCGTTACTCCATCAACGGATAGCGGATTGAGCTGCTAGTCTAGCCCGTTGAGCCAGTCCTGCGGGCAACCTACGACGAAAGGCGAATAGGCGCCTTAAAACGTTAAGTGGATGCCTTTGGCAGCGGCTTTCAAGACGTGCGGCGGACGCTCTTGCTCAGGTCACGCCCAATGGGATGCGGCTCGCCCCGCGCCTTGGCCAGATCAATCTGGCGCTGGCGGGCACGCGCCGCTGCGCGGGTCTTTTCAGGCAGCGTATCAATGCAGTGGGGGCAGCTGATGCCCAGCTCAAACGCCGCGCTGGTACGGTCATCCGCCGACAGCGGCTGGCGGCAGGCATGACACAGGGTGTGATCCCCTTCACTGAGGTCATGGCGCACGCTGACCCGGTTATCAAACACAAAGCAGTCGCCGCGCCACAGCGACTGTTCTTCAGGCACTTTTTCCAGATAGCTGAGTACGCCCCCCTTGAGATGGTAGACGTTTTCAAAGCCTTCTTTGAGCATGAAGCTCGACGCTTTTTCACAGCGGATGCCACCGGTGCAGAACATGGCGACTTTCTTGTGCTTCTCGGGATCATAGTGCTCCCGCACATAGTCGGGAAACTCCCGGAAAGACGCCGTTTGTGGGTCAATGGCCCCTTCAAAGCTGCCGATGCCGACTTCGTAATCGTTGCGGGTGTCAATCACCAGCACTTCGGGGTCGCTGATTACCGCATTCCAGTCTTCCGGCTCAACGTAAGTCCCCACGGTGTCGTTGGGGTCGATGCCCGGCACACCCAGCGTGACGATCTCTTTTTTCAGCTTGACCTTGGTGCGATAGAAAGGCGGCTCATCGCAGAAGGACTCTTTGTAGAAGGCCGGATTGTGGGCTATATCCGCCAGGCGTGGGTCCCGGCTCAGCCAGTCTATCAGAGCGTCGATATTCTCACGGCGGCCCGCTACCGTGCCGTTGATACCTTCCTTGGCCAGTAGCAAGGTGCCTTTTATGTGATTATCCAACATCACCTGATAGAGCGGCTCGCGCAGCTCGGCGGTGTTGTCCAGGGTGACGAATTTATACAGGGCTGCCACCACAATCGGCGGCGTTGACGTCTTAGGGTTCATCAAGGGCTCCAGGTGGTCGCCCGCGTAAAGGGCGGACCGGATCAAAAAACGCGCATTTTACGCGGAACAGACCGCTCTCGCACCCCCCAAAAAACAGCAAGGCCCCAACTGCCAGATAACAGCAGCGGGGGCCTTGTGAACGGACGACTATCCGCCGTTTTATACCTTGGATATCCCGCCTTGGGTATCAGGTATTCTGCGAAGAATACAGCGCACGCAGTTTCAGGGTGTGATCAACCTGCTTGAGGGCTTCCAGCGCTGGCGGGCCATAGGCCTTGTCAACGTCAATCACCACATAGCCGACCTTGTCGTTGGTCTGCAGGTACTGACCGGAGATATTGATGTCATTTTCTGACAGCACGCGGTTGATCTGCGACAGCACGCCCGGCACGTTGTCGTGAATATGCAGCAGGCGGTGCTTGTCGGGGTGGGCTGGCAAGGCGACTTCCGGGAAGTTGACCGACGTCACGGTGGTGCCGTTATCCGAGTAGGTAATCAGCTTCTCGGAGACTTCGATACCGATGTTTTCCTGGGCTTCCAGGGTGGAGCCACCGATATGCGGCGTCAGGATGACATTTTCCAGGCCACGCAGCGGGCTTTCGAACTCTTCGTCGTTACCTTTGGGTTCCACCGGGAACACATCGATAGCCGCACCGTTAAGCTTGCCCGCCTTGATGGCTTCCGCCAGGGCGTCAATCACTACCACGCTGCCGCGCGAGGCGTTGATAAAGACAGCGCCAGGTTTCATGGCGGCGATCTCTTTCTCGCCAATCAGCCAGCGGGTGGACGACAGATCCGGCACGTGCAGGCTAATCACATCGGAGCGCCCGAGCAGTTCTTCCAGCGAACCGACCTGATTGGCGTTACCCATTCCCAGCTTGGTCACCACATCATAGTAGATGACGTTGAAGCCCAGGGATTCTGCCAGCACCGAAAGCTGGGCACCGATGTTGCCATAACCAACAATACCCAGAGTCTTGCCGCGGGCCTCATGGGAGTTCTTGGCCGATTTCAGCCAGCCGCCCTGGTGGGCGCGGGCGCTTTTCTCGGGAATACCACGCAGCAGCATGATGGCCTCAGCCAGTACCAGTTCAGCCACCGAGCGGGTATTCGAGTACGGGGCATTAAATACCGCTATACCGCGCTTGAGCGCTGCCTGAAGGTCAACCTGGTTCGTGCCGATACAAAAGCAACCCACCCCGACCAGCTTTTCCGCTGCCGCAAACACCCGCTCGTTGAGCTGGGTGCGGGAACGGATACCGATAAAGTGCACATCACGGATTTTCTCGATCAACGCCTCTTCATCCAGCGATGTCGGCAGATGTTCGATGTTGTGATAACCCGCGTTATGAAAATTGTCCACCGCAGTCTGGTGGACGCCCTCAAGCAGCAGGATCTTGATCTTGCCTTTTTCCAGGGACGTTTTGGCCATGGCTGAATCAACCTCTTGGTCAGCGGCTCGCGCCGTGGTTAGGTTCACGAAGGGCCAATATATTAGCACACCCACAGCGGGCAAATAGCCGCCAAGGAATGAAAAGTCTGCGCTGCAGGCATGAAAACCGCACATATTGATGCCAAGGTGGGCAGACGCGGCATGGGGTCCTCGGTGTATACTGTGGCCAACGTAAGTTGGCACTTTCTCAGGTACTAACTCAAGTACTAACTCAAGTACTAACTCAAGTACCCACTCAGGTGCTAACAGGATTCAGGCAGACACGGTAGGCTGGCCATGAATGACCACAACACTTCTTCCCCACAAGATTTTGCCGCCACGGTCGAGCAGCTGGAAAGCCTCGTTGAGCGGCTGGAGTCCGGCGCCCTGTCGCTGGAGGATTCCCTGACCGCCTTTGAGCAAGGCATTCGCCTGACCCGCGAAGCCCAGCAGCGCCTGGATGAAGCTGAACTCAAGGTGCGCGCACTCAGCGAGGACAGCCAGGGCCGCCCGGCAATGGAACCCTTTGACCCTCTCGAACGCTCTGATCAGGCCAGCGACAGCGCATCTTCGCCTGACAACGACACCGGCCACAAGGATCACCCCCCATGGTAGCCGCTACCTCCCCCCTTGCTGCTCTGCGCCTGAATGCCCAGACGCGCGTTGACGCCACCCTGAACGGGCTGTTTGAGGCGCGTAACCCTGCCGCGCCGCGCCTGGATGCGGCCATGCGTCACGGCCTGCTGGTGGGCGGCAAACGCCTGCGCCCGCTGCTCGTCTACCTTTCGGGCCGGGCGCTGGGCGCTGATGACTCAGCACTGGATGCCCCAGCGGCCGCCATCGAGTTGATTCATGCCTACTCGCTGATTCATGATGACCTGCCGGACATGGATGACGACGATTTACGCCGTGGCCAACCCACGGTACACAAAGCCTATGACAACGCGACGGCCATTCTGGCCGGTGACGCCTTACAGGCCCTGGCGTTTGAAGTGCTCGCCCGCCAGCCGCATCCTCGGCTGGGCCCTATGGTTTACACCCTGGCCCAGGCATCCGGGCGGGATGGCATGGTGGCTGGCCAGGCGCTGGATCTTGAAGCCGTAGGTGGCCACCCGGATGTGGAGGCGCTTGCCTATATGCATGCCCACAAGACCGGCGCGCTGATTGAAGCGGCGGTGCGCCTGGGTGGGCTGGTGGCCGTTGAGGCAGACGACCCGCGCCTTAACGCCCTGAACCTTTACGCCCAGCGTATTGGTCTTGCGTTCCAGATCCACGATGACATTCTGGACGTCACCGGTGACACAGCGACTCTCGGAAAGGTATCCGGCGCTGATGCCGCCCGTGCCAAGCCCACTTATCCGGGGCTACTCGGGCTTGACGGCGCGCAGCAAAAGGCCCGCCTGCTGACTGAAGAAGCGCTGGCTGCACTGGCACCCCTCGGCGAGACCGCCGCTCCGCTGGCCGAACTGGCCCATTACATGATCGAGCGCGACCATTGAAAATGACCACCGTTAGCAACACGACATCGTTACCAAAGGTCTTTGAAAGCGGTTCCTAAAAACGGTCCTTACAAAAGAGTGCCCATGAAGCTGTTCGATGAGATTCCCCGCGAGCGCCCGGCCACGCCGCTGCTCGACTCCTTTGACCATCCCGCTGCCTTGCGGGCCATGAACCTTCACCAGCTGGACCAGCTGGCCGATGAGCTACGCGCCTATCTGCTTTATAGCGTAGGTGTTTCCGGCGGCCATTTTGGTGCTGGCCTGGGCGTGGTAGAACTGAGTGTTGCCCTGCACCACGCCTACCATACCCCTGAAGACCGTCTGGTGTGGGACGTCGGCCATCAAGCCTATCCCCACAAGATCCTGACCGGACGCCGCGAGGCTATGACCAGCATCCGCCAGCACGGCGGGCTGGCAGCTTTCCCACGCCGCGCCGAATCCGAATACGATACCTTTGGCGTCGGGCATTCCAGCACCTCAATTTCCGCTGCTTTGGGTATGGCTCTGGCTGCCAAGGCCCAGCAACAGCCCCGGCGGGTGTGTGCGATTATCGGTGATGGCGCCCTGACCGCTGGTATGGCCTTTGAAGCCCTGGCCCACGCTGGCCATGTGGACGCCAACCTGCTGGTGATTCTCAACGATAACGAGATGTCGATCTCCGAGAATGTCGGCGGTATCGCTACCTATCTCGCCCGGATGCTGGCGAGCAAGCCTTACCTGAAGATGCGCGAAGAAAGCAAGAAGGTACTCTCGCATCTACCCGGCGCGCTGGAGCTGGCAAAGCGCACCGAAGAACACATGAAAGGCATGGTCAGTCCCGCGACCCTGTTTGAAGAAATGGGCTTTAACTATGTTGGCCCGATTGACGGCCACGACCTCGATACCCTGACCCAGGTGATTGAGAACCTGCGTGATCTGGACGGCCCCCAGTTCCTGCATATCAAGACCTGCAAGGGCAAAGGGTTTCTACCGGCCGAGGCCGACCCCATTGGCTATCACGCCATTACCAAGCTTGAGCGCCCGGATGCCAGCAAAGCCAAGCGCCAGGCCTCCAAGTCCTCGCCAGCCCAGCCAGTGCCACGCAAATACTGCAACGTTTTTGGTGACTGGCTGTGCGATATGGCGGCAAAAGACAGCCGCCTGATGGGCATTACCCCAGCCATGCGCGAAGGCTCCGACCTGATACGCTTTTCCCAGGAATACCCGCAGCGCTATTTTGATGTAGCAATTGCTGAACAGCATGCGGTCACCCTGGCAGCAGGGATGGCCTGCGAAGACATGAAACCGGTGGTAGCCATCTACTCCACCTTTCTGCAGCGCGGCTATGATCAGCTGATTCATGACGTCGCCGTACAGAATCTGGATGTTACCTTTGCCATCGACCGTGCTGGCCTGGTCGGCGAGGATGGCCCCACCCACCACGGCAGCCTGGACATTTCCTACCTGCGCTGCATTCCCGGCATGGTGGTGCTGACCCCGGCGGATGAAGCCGAATGCCGCGCCATGCTCAGCGCCGCCTACTACCACCCTGGGCCTGCCGCCGTGCGTTACCCACGGGGAACAGGGCCTGGCAGTGAGATCCCGGCGCACCTCGACCCCATCCCTCTGGGGGAAGCCCAGCTGCGGCGTACCAGCCAGGCAGACGGCATGCGTATTGCCTTACTGGCATTCGGCAGCCTCAACACCGCCGCCGCCGAAGTCGCTGAGCGTATGGATGCCACCCATCTGAATATGCGCTCGGTCAAGCCGCTGGACCGCAAGGCTGTGCTGCACGCCGCGGATGAACACGAGCTCCTGGTGACTCTGGAAGAAAACGTGGTCGCCGGAGGGGCTGGCAGCGCCGTCAATGAACTGCTTGCCGCTGAAGGTGTCCAGGTGGAAGTTCTCAATCTGGGCCTGCCGGATGCCTTTGTGGAACACGGCACACCTGCTGAACTGCTCCGCGATTGCGGCCTGGATGCTGACGGCATTGAACGCGCCATTCGCGCGCGACTGGCCTAAGCGTTCAACTTTTAACTTTTTAGATAGCTGAGAATGTCATGATATTTCTGATCATTGTGTTTGGCCTGATCGGCCTGGCCTTTGGGGGTTTTATTGGCCTGCTGATCGGCGCGGGGCTTGGCTGGGGCCTGGGCCGATATATTGGCCGCCGTCTGAACGCCGCTCGCCGCCAGATCCAGGAGGGCTTTCTGGAATCGATCTTCTCGGTGATGGGCTGTCTATGCCAGGCCGATGGCAAGGTCACCGACGATGAGCTGAGCGTTGCGGAAAAGCTGTTCGACCAGATGCACCTGCAGGGAGAAGCCCGAGCTAAAGCCAAGGCGGCGTTTGAACGCGGCCGCGCTGACAGCTTCAACCTGGAGGCGGAGTTAGCCAAGGTTAACCGCCTGACCCAACGCCAGCCGACTTTACGTCAGGTCTTCCTGCAGGTGCAGCTCACCGCCATTGCGGCGGATGGCGAACTTCACCCCGCCGAGCATGAGATGATTTTGCGGGTCGCGCGAGGAATTGGCTGCAGCGAAGCCGAAGTGCAGCAGATTGAAGCCATGCTCCACGGTGCAGCCGCCAATTCAAAGGGTACCAGTAAGGAAGCGCTTGAGGATGCCTACCGGGTACTGGGCGTTTCTGAACAGGCCAGCGACGCGGAAATCAAAAAAGCCTATCGCCGCCTGATGAGCCAGAACCACCCGGACAAACTGGCCGGCAAAGGCCTACCCGAAAGCATGCGCGAAGTAGCCCAGGCCCGCACCAGCGAAATCGGCAACGCCTATGAGCGGATTCGCGAGGCGCGCGGCACCTGAACTGTGTTGCTTCACCTGCGCTCAAGTCGACAGGCTTTTCAGGGAGCAGTGTAAGGTAACACGGCGCTGTAAACAGCAAAGTAGTGGCACACGCTTCCGCCCATGACAAACAGATGCCATATCGCGTGGTTATAGGGAATCGCGCGGACAGCGTAAAAGATGACGCCCAGGGTATAGACAATGCCACCCGCCGCCAGCAGCACAATGCCTGTCGACGATAAGCTGGCGGCCATTTCGTCCCAGACCAGCACAATCATCCAGCCCATGGCCAGATAGACCGTCACGCGCAGCAGCGCCAGACGTTTTGGCCAACGCAGTACGCAAAAAATACCGGTAAATGCCAGCGACCATACCAGGGCAAACAGCACCCAGCCCGTGGGGCCACGCATATTGACCAGCAGGAAAGGCGTGTAGGTGCCAGCAATGAGCAAGTAGATCGCACAGTGATCAAGCAGTTGAAAGCGCTGCTTCCAAAGTCGTTGAGGCAAACCGTGATAAAGACTTGAGGTGATATAAAGCACTACCAGTGTGGTGCCGTATAAGCTCAGGCTGACTATCTTCCACGGGTTGATGTGCGTTGCCAGGCTCGCGGTTATCACAAGGGTAAGCAGGCCCACCAGGCTGAGGACAGCACCAATGGCGTGGGAAATGCTGTTCAGGCGCTCTTCAATAACGCTGAACTCACCCTGTGTTTCTGGCGCGTTGCGCATTGATCACTCCTGGTGGCCAATTCTCCGCGACCCTAATTCTTCACGACCCTAATTCCCCACGACTCCAATTCTCCACGACCCTAGCCCTTGCGTTCGATATCCAAATCGCTGGCGTGTTTGAAATCTTCCAGCGCCATCATGTGGCCAAGCTTGCCCGCCTTGGTGGTC from Halomonas sp. CH40 includes these protein-coding regions:
- a CDS encoding enoyl-CoA hydratase; this encodes MTTTTMTPSTTATSDEAPAALLLREDSNGVTTLTMNAPKSFNALSEDMLAALHTALSDIAQDDSVRCVVLTAEGKAFCAGHDLKQMRANPEKAYYQTLFARCSEVMQAIVNLPVPVIARVQGIATAAGCQLVASCDLAVAAQSTRFAVSGINVGLFCSTPAVALSRNVARKRAMEMLLTGDFITADTALDWGLINRVAEDAELDAAVAELTDKICAKSAVAVRTGKAMFGRQLAMPLEEAYAFAGETMACNMLAEDVAEGIDAFIAKRHPEWKHR
- a CDS encoding rhodanese-related sulfurtransferase, which translates into the protein MNPKTSTPPIVVAALYKFVTLDNTAELREPLYQVMLDNHIKGTLLLAKEGINGTVAGRRENIDALIDWLSRDPRLADIAHNPAFYKESFCDEPPFYRTKVKLKKEIVTLGVPGIDPNDTVGTYVEPEDWNAVISDPEVLVIDTRNDYEVGIGSFEGAIDPQTASFREFPDYVREHYDPEKHKKVAMFCTGGIRCEKASSFMLKEGFENVYHLKGGVLSYLEKVPEEQSLWRGDCFVFDNRVSVRHDLSEGDHTLCHACRQPLSADDRTSAAFELGISCPHCIDTLPEKTRAAARARQRQIDLAKARGEPHPIGRDLSKSVRRTS
- the serA gene encoding phosphoglycerate dehydrogenase, translating into MAKTSLEKGKIKILLLEGVHQTAVDNFHNAGYHNIEHLPTSLDEEALIEKIRDVHFIGIRSRTQLNERVFAAAEKLVGVGCFCIGTNQVDLQAALKRGIAVFNAPYSNTRSVAELVLAEAIMLLRGIPEKSARAHQGGWLKSAKNSHEARGKTLGIVGYGNIGAQLSVLAESLGFNVIYYDVVTKLGMGNANQVGSLEELLGRSDVISLHVPDLSSTRWLIGEKEIAAMKPGAVFINASRGSVVVIDALAEAIKAGKLNGAAIDVFPVEPKGNDEEFESPLRGLENVILTPHIGGSTLEAQENIGIEVSEKLITYSDNGTTVTSVNFPEVALPAHPDKHRLLHIHDNVPGVLSQINRVLSENDINISGQYLQTNDKVGYVVIDVDKAYGPPALEALKQVDHTLKLRALYSSQNT
- a CDS encoding exodeoxyribonuclease VII small subunit — translated: MNDHNTSSPQDFAATVEQLESLVERLESGALSLEDSLTAFEQGIRLTREAQQRLDEAELKVRALSEDSQGRPAMEPFDPLERSDQASDSASSPDNDTGHKDHPPW
- a CDS encoding polyprenyl synthetase family protein: MVAATSPLAALRLNAQTRVDATLNGLFEARNPAAPRLDAAMRHGLLVGGKRLRPLLVYLSGRALGADDSALDAPAAAIELIHAYSLIHDDLPDMDDDDLRRGQPTVHKAYDNATAILAGDALQALAFEVLARQPHPRLGPMVYTLAQASGRDGMVAGQALDLEAVGGHPDVEALAYMHAHKTGALIEAAVRLGGLVAVEADDPRLNALNLYAQRIGLAFQIHDDILDVTGDTATLGKVSGADAARAKPTYPGLLGLDGAQQKARLLTEEALAALAPLGETAAPLAELAHYMIERDH
- the dxs gene encoding 1-deoxy-D-xylulose-5-phosphate synthase; this translates as MKLFDEIPRERPATPLLDSFDHPAALRAMNLHQLDQLADELRAYLLYSVGVSGGHFGAGLGVVELSVALHHAYHTPEDRLVWDVGHQAYPHKILTGRREAMTSIRQHGGLAAFPRRAESEYDTFGVGHSSTSISAALGMALAAKAQQQPRRVCAIIGDGALTAGMAFEALAHAGHVDANLLVILNDNEMSISENVGGIATYLARMLASKPYLKMREESKKVLSHLPGALELAKRTEEHMKGMVSPATLFEEMGFNYVGPIDGHDLDTLTQVIENLRDLDGPQFLHIKTCKGKGFLPAEADPIGYHAITKLERPDASKAKRQASKSSPAQPVPRKYCNVFGDWLCDMAAKDSRLMGITPAMREGSDLIRFSQEYPQRYFDVAIAEQHAVTLAAGMACEDMKPVVAIYSTFLQRGYDQLIHDVAVQNLDVTFAIDRAGLVGEDGPTHHGSLDISYLRCIPGMVVLTPADEAECRAMLSAAYYHPGPAAVRYPRGTGPGSEIPAHLDPIPLGEAQLRRTSQADGMRIALLAFGSLNTAAAEVAERMDATHLNMRSVKPLDRKAVLHAADEHELLVTLEENVVAGGAGSAVNELLAAEGVQVEVLNLGLPDAFVEHGTPAELLRDCGLDADGIERAIRARLA
- the djlA gene encoding co-chaperone DjlA; protein product: MIFLIIVFGLIGLAFGGFIGLLIGAGLGWGLGRYIGRRLNAARRQIQEGFLESIFSVMGCLCQADGKVTDDELSVAEKLFDQMHLQGEARAKAKAAFERGRADSFNLEAELAKVNRLTQRQPTLRQVFLQVQLTAIAADGELHPAEHEMILRVARGIGCSEAEVQQIEAMLHGAAANSKGTSKEALEDAYRVLGVSEQASDAEIKKAYRRLMSQNHPDKLAGKGLPESMREVAQARTSEIGNAYERIREARGT
- a CDS encoding hemolysin III family protein, translating into MRNAPETQGEFSVIEERLNSISHAIGAVLSLVGLLTLVITASLATHINPWKIVSLSLYGTTLVVLYITSSLYHGLPQRLWKQRFQLLDHCAIYLLIAGTYTPFLLVNMRGPTGWVLFALVWSLAFTGIFCVLRWPKRLALLRVTVYLAMGWMIVLVWDEMAASLSSTGIVLLAAGGIVYTLGVIFYAVRAIPYNHAIWHLFVMGGSVCHYFAVYSAVLPYTAP